Proteins co-encoded in one Blastocatellia bacterium genomic window:
- a CDS encoding anaerobic ribonucleoside-triphosphate reductase produces the protein MAEINKQAAKGTEDELLRNPEAELLVRSSDEDVVRFDPQRIIDALVREAGVQVDVAAKISLEIKQLIAQSGIRALSSSLIRELVNVKLIEYGLEGAHRAHARLGVPLYDAERIICQSAPEALMRGHGPEGTSLALAEAIKREYAILSVFSEKVANAHLSGEIYIQNLGSVDRPYHLVSSIDYIKQHGIPLPHNFSSARPARHAEVLIAHLVKFTAALQGYLSGPIVWDSVNFALAPFIENASQQTIQQLAQSFVFDFSAPAIARGGQTVACNIHLDWDAPAHLADQPAVGPGGAHTGKPYGAYTETARQFAHELFSVYLTGDASGRPFTSPRPILHITDRFATSPGYKKFLELVSQAALEKGGIRIAFDRDDTQSFLLRFGIPFEAGFSDVPSWHWRTASLQSVAINLPRIGYHSDRQLVNVLEKLSQTLEIAAQAHLEKRVFLERLMAMGESGPLALLSVRRSDANFLRLNWTTFMICPVGMDELVYYLSGQRLHEADASLDIALKIIAHMKRELERLSSKHKVRFILAESDDEATPHRLARHDMRSAFSTLAASYVSGDLRTGNVYYTDGLKVLPSARVSALERIRIEGLMHDNVIYNGVTPLWLSDGAQSHERLAVLVSRAFYQTHCASFLTAPEFTLCLTCGKPTRGLRDHCAHCQATRVDGLAISTHHYSPLSAWNRGLLAQLRDRYRLNEQLE, from the coding sequence ATGGCCGAGATCAATAAACAAGCAGCCAAAGGGACCGAGGACGAGCTGCTTCGTAATCCCGAAGCGGAGTTGCTTGTCCGTAGTTCTGATGAGGATGTCGTACGGTTTGATCCTCAGCGGATCATTGACGCCCTAGTGCGCGAAGCCGGAGTGCAGGTTGATGTGGCAGCCAAAATCAGCTTGGAGATTAAGCAACTGATTGCTCAGTCCGGCATTCGTGCGCTGAGTTCATCGTTGATTCGTGAATTGGTCAACGTGAAGTTGATCGAATATGGGCTTGAAGGAGCGCATCGCGCGCATGCTCGTCTGGGCGTGCCTTTGTATGATGCTGAACGCATCATTTGTCAGTCGGCGCCCGAAGCGCTCATGCGTGGCCACGGCCCTGAAGGTACAAGCCTCGCTCTGGCCGAAGCCATCAAGCGTGAATACGCCATTCTGTCGGTCTTTTCAGAGAAAGTCGCCAATGCGCATCTGTCCGGCGAGATTTATATTCAGAACCTTGGCTCGGTTGATCGCCCATATCACTTGGTCAGTTCGATTGATTACATCAAGCAGCATGGCATTCCATTGCCGCACAATTTTTCTTCGGCGCGTCCGGCCCGACACGCTGAGGTGCTCATCGCCCATCTGGTCAAATTCACTGCTGCGTTGCAGGGATACCTGAGCGGCCCGATTGTGTGGGACAGTGTTAATTTTGCCTTGGCGCCATTCATAGAAAACGCCTCTCAGCAGACGATTCAACAATTGGCGCAGTCGTTTGTGTTCGACTTTTCAGCGCCGGCTATCGCGCGTGGCGGACAAACAGTGGCTTGCAACATCCACCTGGATTGGGATGCGCCAGCCCATTTGGCCGACCAACCGGCCGTTGGTCCTGGCGGCGCCCACACAGGTAAACCCTATGGAGCCTACACGGAAACCGCTAGGCAATTTGCTCACGAGCTATTCTCGGTCTACCTGACGGGCGACGCCTCAGGACGCCCCTTCACCTCGCCGCGCCCGATTCTACATATCACGGATCGTTTTGCAACATCGCCCGGCTACAAGAAGTTTCTCGAACTGGTGAGTCAAGCAGCTCTTGAAAAAGGCGGCATCCGCATCGCCTTTGATCGGGATGACACGCAGAGTTTCCTACTGCGTTTTGGTATCCCGTTTGAAGCTGGATTTTCTGACGTGCCTTCGTGGCACTGGCGCACAGCGTCATTACAGTCAGTGGCCATCAATCTGCCGAGAATCGGGTATCACTCCGACCGACAATTGGTCAACGTGCTGGAAAAACTGAGTCAGACACTGGAGATAGCCGCTCAAGCGCATCTGGAAAAACGTGTGTTTCTTGAGCGGTTGATGGCCATGGGGGAAAGCGGGCCGCTGGCGCTGCTCAGTGTCCGTCGCTCAGACGCCAATTTTCTTCGGCTGAACTGGACGACATTCATGATTTGTCCGGTGGGCATGGACGAACTGGTGTATTACCTGAGCGGCCAACGATTGCATGAGGCCGATGCGAGCCTCGATATTGCCTTAAAAATCATCGCCCACATGAAGCGTGAACTGGAGCGTCTCAGTTCAAAACACAAAGTCCGCTTTATCCTGGCCGAGTCAGATGATGAGGCCACGCCTCACCGCTTGGCGCGACATGACATGCGCTCGGCGTTTTCGACGCTGGCAGCCAGTTACGTTTCTGGAGACTTGCGCACGGGTAATGTTTACTACACAGATGGCCTGAAGGTGCTGCCCTCAGCGCGCGTCAGTGCACTTGAGCGAATTCGTATCGAAGGTCTCATGCACGACAACGTGATCTACAATGGCGTAACCCCGTTATGGTTGTCTGATGGCGCTCAAAGTCACGAGCGCCTCGCTGTTCTGGTATCCCGCGCATTCTACCAAACACATTGCGCCAGCTTCCTCACCGCCCCAGAATTTACCCTCTGTCTCACCTGCGGTAAACCCACACGCGGGTTGCGCGATCACTGTGCACACTGCCAAGCGACGCGCGTAGACGGATTGGCCATCAGCACACATCACTATAGCCCGCTCTCGGCTTGGAATCGTGGTTTGTTGGCACAATTGCGTGACCGGTATCGCCTCAATGAGCAACTAGAGTAA